One Candidatus Kinetoplastibacterium oncopeltii TCC290E genomic region harbors:
- a CDS encoding DUF1841 family protein, producing the protein MFNPSLEQARSFFIEVWNKQKLSKIMTPIEEATATWILEHPQFHADLSNKESIKNIYNSSCLESNPFLHLSMHLAVSEQLLIDQPCGIKAAYNKLVISNNPHTAAHKIIKCLKLTIKDSQNYGIKLDSNKYLMRIKEMVSKS; encoded by the coding sequence ATGTTCAATCCATCGTTAGAGCAAGCTAGGTCTTTTTTCATAGAAGTATGGAATAAACAAAAATTATCAAAAATCATGACTCCAATAGAGGAAGCAACAGCAACATGGATTTTAGAACACCCGCAATTTCATGCTGACCTCAGCAACAAAGAATCTATAAAAAATATTTATAATTCCAGTTGCTTAGAGTCAAATCCATTTCTTCATTTATCAATGCACTTAGCAGTATCAGAACAATTACTTATAGATCAACCTTGTGGTATAAAAGCAGCTTATAACAAATTAGTTATTAGTAACAATCCACATACTGCAGCTCATAAAATAATAAAATGCCTAAAATTGACGATAAAAGATAGCCAGAATTATGGGATAAAACTAGATTCAAACAAATATTTAATGCGAATTAAAGAAATGGTATCAAAATCATAG
- a CDS encoding DMT family transporter: MKFTYLTIAIITELFATVALKNSIGFTRLWPSLFTCFFYIVSTYFLSLTLEEIPVGIAYAIWCGVGIILVSLIGVFFFKQTLDTPAIAGIVLIVLGVVIMNVFSKVNIEN, translated from the coding sequence ATGAAATTCACATACCTAACTATAGCAATAATAACTGAACTATTTGCAACAGTAGCTTTAAAGAATTCCATTGGTTTTACTCGACTATGGCCATCATTATTCACATGTTTTTTCTACATAGTATCCACATATTTCCTATCATTGACATTAGAAGAAATACCTGTAGGCATAGCTTACGCTATTTGGTGCGGTGTTGGAATTATACTTGTATCGTTAATAGGTGTATTTTTCTTTAAACAAACATTAGACACTCCAGCTATAGCTGGGATAGTTTTAATTGTATTAGGAGTGGTAATAATGAATGTATTCTCTAAGGTTAATATAGAAAATTAG
- the trxB gene encoding thioredoxin-disulfide reductase yields the protein MSKTKKTKILIIGSGPAGYTAALYAARANLDPIIITGLNQGGQLMSTTEIENWPTEYNNISGSDLMGLFLNNVEKFNTEIIPDNIINADLSKRPFLLNGDSGTDYICESVIIATGSSPKKLGLKSEEEFLGKGISYCATCDGMFYKGKNVVIVGGGNTAIEDALFLSNICSSVTLVHRHDKFRAEPILLDRIKDKVSKNMISVKTFYTISKIEGNKDKVTNVVLSGSKNNSLENIETDGVFIAIGYNPNTNIFNNLMKTEEGYIITQKNDKNFQTMTSIEGIFAAGDVQDSIYRQAITSSGTGCMAALDAQRWLEKNEG from the coding sequence ATGAGCAAAACTAAAAAAACCAAAATATTAATAATTGGGTCTGGACCTGCTGGATACACAGCTGCATTGTATGCAGCTCGAGCTAATCTTGACCCTATCATTATTACAGGACTAAATCAAGGTGGTCAATTAATGAGCACCACAGAAATAGAAAATTGGCCAACAGAATATAATAATATCAGTGGATCTGATCTTATGGGTCTTTTTTTAAATAATGTAGAGAAATTCAATACAGAAATAATTCCAGACAATATTATAAATGCTGATCTATCAAAAAGACCATTTTTACTAAATGGAGATAGTGGTACTGATTACATATGCGAATCAGTTATTATAGCTACCGGATCATCTCCAAAAAAATTAGGCCTTAAATCTGAGGAAGAATTTTTAGGAAAGGGAATATCTTATTGTGCAACTTGTGATGGGATGTTCTATAAAGGTAAAAATGTAGTTATTGTTGGAGGTGGAAACACAGCTATAGAAGATGCATTATTTTTATCTAATATATGCAGTAGTGTAACACTAGTACATAGACATGATAAATTCAGAGCTGAGCCCATACTACTTGATCGAATTAAGGACAAAGTTTCTAAGAATATGATTTCAGTTAAAACATTTTATACTATTAGCAAAATAGAGGGAAATAAGGATAAAGTTACAAATGTAGTACTGTCTGGCTCTAAAAATAACTCATTAGAAAATATCGAAACAGATGGAGTATTCATTGCTATAGGATATAACCCTAATACAAATATATTTAATAATTTAATGAAAACAGAAGAAGGTTACATAATTACTCAAAAGAATGACAAAAACTTTCAAACAATGACATCAATTGAAGGAATATTTGCAGCAGGAGATGTGCAAGATAGCATATATAGGCAAGCAATCACTAGCTCTGGGACTGGATGTATGGCTGCTCTAGATGCTCAAAGATGGCTTGAGAAAAATGAAGGCTAA
- a CDS encoding basic amino acid/polyamine antiporter, with amino-acid sequence MSNSNTQKLSVMTLTAMVVGSMIGAGIFSLPQNFAQVTGVFGALIAWTISGLGMLMLAFVFQSLSCRKPNIDSGVHAYAQAGFGDYLGFSSALGYWAGTCLGNVTYLLIINSTIGSVFSIFGDGTTLAAVILSSSILWSFHFLVLRGIKEADFINNIVTISKLIPIVIFIVLVCFGFKSEIFINNMWGGGTFSLSGVFEQVRGTMLITVFVFLGIEGASVYSRYAKNRKDVGVATLLGFLGVLLLLVLITILSYGVMDRSELASLRNPSMAGVLQAVVGEWGAILIGIGLLVAVLGAYLSWSLLAAEVLYTAAVSGTMPSFLKKENENSVPSASLWMTNITIQVFLIVTMLAREAFTLAIELTSSMNLIPYLLVAAYGLKLATTGESYSISEKKQRTFDLFCGFMATVFATWLLYAGGLKYLLLSSVLYGPGTALFVMTKSEQSKIVFSKSEWLIFLIAMIGAIVAIYYLITGYIVI; translated from the coding sequence ATGAGTAATTCCAATACCCAGAAACTTTCTGTCATGACCTTAACCGCTATGGTAGTTGGTTCTATGATTGGTGCTGGTATTTTTTCTTTGCCTCAAAACTTTGCTCAAGTTACTGGTGTGTTTGGTGCTTTGATAGCCTGGACTATTTCAGGGCTTGGGATGTTGATGTTAGCGTTTGTATTTCAGTCTTTATCTTGCAGAAAACCAAATATAGACTCTGGTGTTCATGCTTATGCTCAGGCTGGATTTGGTGATTATTTGGGATTTTCTTCCGCGTTAGGATATTGGGCTGGTACTTGCTTGGGCAATGTGACCTATTTATTAATAATAAATTCAACAATAGGTTCTGTTTTTTCTATTTTTGGAGATGGTACTACGTTAGCAGCTGTTATCCTGTCTTCTAGTATACTATGGTCATTCCATTTTTTAGTGTTAAGAGGAATAAAAGAAGCTGATTTTATTAACAATATAGTTACTATATCTAAACTTATTCCAATAGTTATATTTATCGTTTTAGTATGTTTTGGTTTTAAATCGGAAATTTTTATTAATAATATGTGGGGTGGAGGGACCTTTAGTTTGAGCGGTGTTTTTGAACAGGTCCGTGGTACAATGTTAATAACTGTGTTTGTATTCCTAGGTATAGAAGGAGCAAGTGTATATTCTCGCTATGCTAAAAACAGAAAAGATGTCGGTGTAGCTACTTTATTAGGTTTTCTTGGTGTTTTGTTGTTACTAGTGTTAATAACCATATTATCATATGGAGTTATGGATAGGTCAGAGCTAGCCTCATTACGTAATCCATCAATGGCTGGTGTATTACAAGCTGTTGTCGGAGAATGGGGAGCTATTCTTATAGGAATAGGTCTCTTGGTCGCTGTTTTAGGTGCTTATCTTTCCTGGTCTCTTCTTGCAGCTGAAGTTTTATATACAGCTGCAGTATCAGGAACCATGCCTTCTTTTTTGAAGAAAGAAAATGAAAATAGTGTCCCATCAGCATCACTATGGATGACAAATATAACTATACAGGTTTTTTTGATAGTTACGATGCTTGCAAGAGAAGCTTTTACTTTAGCTATAGAATTAACAAGTTCTATGAATCTAATACCATATTTATTAGTAGCTGCTTACGGTCTTAAACTAGCAACTACGGGAGAGTCATATAGTATTTCAGAAAAAAAACAGAGAACATTCGACTTATTTTGTGGTTTTATGGCTACTGTCTTCGCTACATGGTTGCTATATGCAGGTGGTCTAAAGTATTTACTATTATCTTCTGTTTTGTATGGTCCAGGAACGGCTTTATTTGTAATGACAAAATCAGAACAATCTAAAATAGTTTTTAGCAAATCAGAATGGCTAATTTTCCTTATAGCTATGATTGGTGCTATTGTAGCCATATACTATTTAATCACCGGTTATATCGTTATATAG
- the dnaJ gene encoding molecular chaperone DnaJ, which translates to MAKKDFYDVLGVTRDASDQDIKKAYRKLAMKYHPDRNPNNKEAEENFKELKEAYEVLEDKEKRAAYDRFGHSWSEQQNMNHAYSNSGGFADAFGDIFGDIFGSSGMRGNDGSRNRGADLKYKLDITLEQASAGFNTDINIPSWDVCGKCNGKRVKEGSSIKKCRTCNGNGSIRMQQGFFSVQQTCNVCHGSGEEIKDPCSICRGVGRVRCNKTLQVSIPVGIDDGMRIRLSGNGDIGINGGESGDLYVEIHIKPHKIFKRDGDDLHCELTIPFTCAALGGTIQVPTLNGKAEISIPDGTQSGKTFRLKGKGIRNVRSSHYGDLYCHVAVEIPVKLKDEQKNILRQFEQSLRDEGGHHSPQSKSWTDRVKEFFS; encoded by the coding sequence ATGGCAAAAAAAGATTTTTATGATGTTTTAGGTGTGACAAGAGACGCATCTGACCAGGATATAAAAAAGGCGTACAGAAAGTTAGCCATGAAATATCATCCTGACCGCAACCCAAATAATAAAGAAGCTGAAGAGAACTTTAAGGAACTTAAAGAGGCATATGAAGTTTTAGAAGATAAAGAAAAACGTGCTGCTTATGATCGTTTTGGTCACTCATGGTCAGAACAGCAAAATATGAATCATGCTTATAGCAACAGTGGTGGATTTGCTGATGCATTTGGTGATATTTTTGGTGATATTTTTGGTTCCTCTGGAATGAGAGGCAACGATGGCAGTAGAAATAGAGGAGCAGACCTTAAATACAAGCTTGATATTACTTTAGAACAAGCATCTGCAGGATTTAATACAGATATTAATATTCCAAGTTGGGATGTCTGTGGAAAATGTAACGGAAAACGTGTCAAAGAAGGCTCTAGCATTAAGAAATGTAGAACATGCAATGGTAATGGCTCTATACGTATGCAGCAAGGTTTTTTTAGCGTGCAGCAGACATGTAATGTTTGTCATGGTAGCGGTGAGGAAATTAAAGATCCTTGCTCTATTTGTAGAGGTGTAGGCAGGGTAAGATGTAACAAAACTTTGCAAGTTTCGATTCCTGTTGGGATTGATGATGGAATGAGGATACGTCTTTCTGGAAATGGTGACATTGGAATTAATGGTGGGGAGTCTGGTGATTTATATGTTGAAATACATATAAAGCCGCACAAGATCTTTAAAAGAGATGGCGATGACCTACATTGTGAATTGACAATACCTTTCACTTGTGCTGCTTTAGGTGGAACAATACAAGTTCCAACTTTAAACGGTAAAGCAGAAATCTCAATACCTGATGGCACTCAATCTGGCAAGACTTTCAGACTAAAAGGAAAAGGAATACGTAATGTCCGTTCCTCCCATTATGGTGATTTATATTGCCATGTTGCTGTAGAGATTCCTGTTAAACTAAAAGATGAACAGAAAAATATTCTTCGTCAATTTGAGCAATCTCTAAGAGATGAGGGAGGGCATCATTCTCCGCAAAGCAAATCTTGGACCGACAGAGTAAAAGAATTCTTTAGTTAG
- a CDS encoding Smr/MutS family protein codes for MLKDGLRKMKAKYIKLSIAQNYYKFHKKLDVIEATKTRKHNVFIETKIQDEFKIKNNNQLQYNHKNTCIYNYDIINGELSDELSVDHLLFDSGRAYVRPNLNPNIVKFLKFGKWRIEASLDLHSLCIESARSAFINFIGRCIENNVRCICIIHGKGYGSSPENGPILKGKVRSWLVQTTEIRAFSEAAERNGGSGALIVLLRKIKNES; via the coding sequence ATGCTCAAAGATGGCTTGAGAAAAATGAAGGCTAAATATATAAAACTATCTATTGCTCAAAATTATTATAAATTTCATAAAAAATTGGATGTTATTGAAGCAACTAAAACAAGAAAACATAATGTATTTATAGAAACAAAAATACAAGACGAATTTAAGATCAAAAATAATAATCAATTGCAATATAATCATAAAAATACTTGTATTTATAATTATGATATAATTAACGGCGAATTATCTGATGAGTTGTCTGTAGATCATCTTTTGTTTGATAGTGGTAGAGCTTACGTCAGACCTAATTTGAATCCAAATATAGTAAAATTCTTAAAGTTCGGGAAGTGGAGAATAGAAGCAAGTCTTGATTTGCATAGTCTATGCATAGAAAGTGCTAGATCGGCTTTTATAAATTTTATTGGGCGCTGTATAGAAAACAATGTTAGATGTATCTGTATTATTCATGGCAAAGGGTATGGATCTTCCCCAGAAAATGGACCGATATTAAAGGGTAAAGTGCGCTCTTGGTTAGTACAGACAACAGAAATTCGAGCATTTTCTGAAGCAGCAGAACGTAATGGCGGATCTGGAGCTTTGATTGTGCTTTTACGTAAAATCAAAAATGAAAGCTAA
- a CDS encoding LolA family protein, with the protein MNNLIKLLYVFAIVFCCQARSENTDNRLDFLKEVRSFSCEFKQSIVDPKGIVKSYNNGFLRFKKPGKFRWEIVNNSRQLVVSDGKNIYQYDSDLCQAISKNIYETSLAFFMDMLSSDNLDKFVDIKYSYNRDDMYWLSVTTNDLSSGFRVIDFGFDDRFISKIHLLDVFDQKFVIELSNILINNELPEDLFEFILPSNVDLVEM; encoded by the coding sequence ATGAATAATTTAATTAAACTTTTATATGTTTTTGCTATAGTTTTCTGTTGTCAAGCAAGATCTGAAAATACTGATAATAGATTAGATTTTCTAAAAGAAGTAAGAAGTTTTTCATGTGAATTTAAGCAGTCTATAGTTGATCCTAAAGGTATTGTAAAGTCTTATAATAATGGTTTTTTAAGATTCAAAAAACCAGGTAAATTTCGGTGGGAAATTGTAAATAATAGTAGGCAGTTAGTTGTATCAGATGGTAAAAATATATATCAATATGACTCTGATTTATGTCAGGCAATATCAAAAAATATCTATGAAACATCATTAGCTTTTTTTATGGACATGTTATCTTCTGACAATTTAGATAAGTTTGTTGATATTAAATATTCTTATAATCGTGATGATATGTATTGGCTATCAGTTACAACTAATGATTTGAGTAGTGGCTTTAGAGTAATAGATTTTGGATTTGATGATAGATTTATATCTAAGATTCATTTGCTTGATGTTTTTGATCAAAAGTTTGTAATTGAATTATCAAATATTTTAATTAATAATGAATTGCCGGAAGATTTGTTCGAATTTATTCTCCCTTCAAATGTTGATTTAGTTGAAATGTAA
- the serS gene encoding serine--tRNA ligase → MLDTSLLRKELERIAGLLKTRGFSLDIKKFEYLDNCRKNIQQETEMLQSKRNYLAKQVGRLKAKGLDVEDLISESQAIPAALKNLEHKLSSLSDDINDFLYAIPNIPHSSVPIGLDSTNNIEIRRWFPEGMSINSEPKPFDFVPKDHVTLGESIGLDLDLASRMSGSRFLFMKGKIALLHRALSQFMLDLHTKNHGYEECYTPYIVNASTLFGTGQLPKFKEDMFAVKQGGLKHIEPLENDKFNEEQQYLISTSEITLVSSVSGSIVSVDSLPIKLTAHTPCFRSEAGSGGRDVRGLIRQHQFDKVELVQIVHPDSSYEALEIVLSHAERTLQLLSIPYRVMSLCSGDIGFCSAKTYDLEVWLPSQNNWREISSVSNCEAFQARRMKARFRDKNGNINYLHTINGSGLAIGRALVAVLENNQQSDGSIVIPIVLRPYMDGMEVIIPS, encoded by the coding sequence ATGTTAGATACTAGTCTTTTACGTAAAGAATTAGAGCGGATAGCAGGTTTATTAAAAACACGTGGATTCTCTCTAGATATTAAAAAGTTTGAATATTTAGATAATTGTCGTAAAAATATTCAACAAGAAACTGAAATGTTGCAATCCAAAAGAAATTATTTAGCAAAACAGGTTGGTCGGTTAAAAGCTAAGGGACTAGACGTTGAGGATCTAATATCTGAGTCTCAGGCTATACCAGCTGCCCTTAAAAATCTTGAACATAAACTATCGTCGTTGAGTGATGATATAAATGATTTTTTATATGCTATACCTAATATTCCTCATTCCAGTGTTCCTATTGGATTAGATTCTACAAACAATATAGAGATACGTAGATGGTTTCCTGAAGGAATGTCTATAAATAGTGAACCAAAACCTTTTGATTTCGTTCCTAAAGACCATGTTACTTTAGGAGAGTCAATTGGTTTAGATCTTGACCTGGCTTCTCGTATGTCTGGTTCTCGTTTTTTATTCATGAAAGGCAAGATAGCTCTGTTGCATAGAGCGCTATCACAGTTTATGTTGGATTTGCATACTAAGAATCATGGCTATGAGGAATGTTATACTCCATATATAGTAAATGCTTCCACTCTTTTTGGAACTGGTCAATTGCCAAAATTTAAAGAAGATATGTTTGCAGTGAAGCAAGGTGGTTTAAAACATATCGAGCCATTAGAAAATGATAAATTTAATGAAGAACAACAATATCTTATATCAACATCAGAGATAACATTAGTTAGCTCGGTTTCTGGATCTATAGTATCTGTAGATAGTCTTCCTATTAAGTTAACTGCGCATACTCCATGTTTTAGATCTGAAGCTGGTAGTGGTGGACGCGATGTTAGAGGATTAATTCGTCAACATCAATTCGATAAAGTTGAATTGGTGCAAATAGTACATCCAGATTCTTCATACGAAGCTCTGGAGATAGTATTAAGTCATGCAGAGAGAACTTTGCAGCTTTTAAGTATACCATATAGAGTAATGTCTCTTTGTTCTGGAGACATAGGTTTTTGCTCCGCAAAAACTTATGATTTAGAAGTTTGGCTGCCTTCACAAAACAATTGGAGAGAAATTTCTTCTGTCTCAAATTGTGAAGCTTTTCAAGCAAGAAGAATGAAAGCTCGTTTTCGTGACAAAAATGGAAATATCAACTATCTTCACACTATAAACGGATCTGGTTTAGCCATTGGAAGAGCTTTAGTTGCCGTACTGGAAAATAATCAACAATCAGATGGTAGTATAGTAATACCAATTGTCCTACGACCATATATGGACGGGATGGAAGTTATTATTCCATCATAA
- a CDS encoding DNA translocase FtsK, producing the protein MFRIFNFISKKIRILNNIRLPFFIKNSALFCEAALIFLVFSLSWLMLSLFSWDSNDNFVLHGQVLHNSINNNGGFVGAYVSEIFFHLFGFSSFWFVYLLFGWILVIYSRLSSYFRNNDQLSSFFEICFYFESIIGFLLLLSGTLGMESIFSNFIENNIDQRFSEICRSGCIIGNYLSDYLVFLIGMAGSILLLTVMILTGFSLFFCFSWLLFFEKVGFFIEDFIKKSKYISIYIFRYTSKIIQQYINYLYEFFHKKRSVNKNETRLNSDKNISNKIINKNDIVMHDKFVNIAKIEIKDQENKVQDQENKVQDQENKVQDQENKLPSLTLLNSLKHKDINVSSEDISLVSKLIEGKLADFGVTVRVVSAKAGPVITRYEIEPAIGVKGSQIVGLARDLARALSVASIRVVETIPGKNLMGLELPNINRQSVYLSEIISSSVYNLARSTLTMALGKDIAGNPVTADLARMPHLLVAGTTGSGKSVGINAMLISLLYKYDSSIIRLILIDPKMLEMSVYEGIPHLLTNVVTDMKKAANALRWCVNEMDKRYCLMSKMGVRNISGYNEKIKEASLSNEFIYNPLSINKDDPEPLQLMPSIIVVIDELADLMMTSGKKIEELIARLAQKARAAGIHLILATQRPSVDVITGLIKANIPTRIAFQVSSKIDSRTILDQAGAENLLGQGDMLYLPPGVGFPVRIHGAFVSDDEVHRVVESLKSNGEANYIEEILDYGESSTNSDGINSVTGIEGFENDPMYDKACDIVLKNRRASISLVQRHLRIGYNRAARLLEQMEKAGIVSSMHSNGNREILVNLSDQRNE; encoded by the coding sequence ATGTTTCGTATATTTAATTTTATCTCTAAGAAAATACGTATTCTAAATAATATTAGATTACCATTTTTTATAAAAAATTCTGCATTATTTTGTGAAGCGGCATTAATATTTCTTGTATTTTCATTATCATGGTTAATGCTAAGCTTATTCTCTTGGGATTCTAATGATAATTTTGTTCTTCATGGTCAGGTTTTACACAATTCAATAAATAATAACGGTGGTTTTGTTGGTGCTTATGTGTCAGAGATATTTTTTCATCTGTTTGGCTTCTCATCTTTCTGGTTTGTTTATTTATTGTTCGGATGGATACTTGTTATTTATTCTAGACTTTCTAGTTATTTTAGAAACAATGATCAATTATCTAGTTTTTTCGAAATTTGTTTTTATTTTGAAAGCATAATAGGCTTTTTATTATTGCTTTCAGGAACATTAGGAATGGAGTCAATATTTTCTAATTTTATAGAGAATAATATTGATCAAAGATTTTCGGAAATCTGTAGATCTGGCTGTATTATAGGTAACTATTTATCCGACTACTTAGTATTTTTAATAGGAATGGCTGGATCTATTCTTCTTTTAACAGTTATGATTCTAACTGGTTTTAGTTTATTTTTTTGTTTTTCCTGGTTATTATTTTTTGAAAAAGTTGGTTTTTTTATTGAAGATTTCATCAAAAAATCTAAATATATATCTATATATATATTTAGGTATACAAGCAAAATTATTCAACAATATATCAATTATTTATATGAATTTTTTCATAAAAAAAGAAGTGTAAATAAGAATGAAACAAGATTAAACAGCGATAAAAATATTTCAAATAAAATAATCAATAAAAATGATATTGTCATGCACGACAAGTTTGTCAATATTGCAAAAATTGAAATTAAGGATCAAGAAAACAAAGTACAGGATCAAGAAAACAAAGTACAGGATCAAGAAAACAAAGTACAGGATCAAGAAAACAAATTGCCATCATTAACGTTATTAAATTCATTGAAACATAAGGATATAAATGTTTCATCTGAGGATATAAGTTTAGTATCTAAATTAATAGAAGGAAAATTAGCAGATTTTGGTGTAACTGTAAGAGTAGTGTCAGCAAAAGCTGGTCCTGTTATTACTAGATACGAAATCGAACCGGCAATTGGAGTCAAAGGAAGTCAGATAGTTGGTTTGGCTAGAGATTTAGCGAGAGCACTAAGTGTTGCTAGTATCAGAGTTGTTGAAACTATACCTGGTAAAAATCTGATGGGATTAGAATTGCCTAACATAAATCGTCAATCTGTATATTTGTCAGAAATAATTAGTTCTTCTGTATATAATTTAGCAAGATCTACTTTAACTATGGCTTTGGGTAAAGATATTGCTGGAAATCCAGTAACAGCTGATTTAGCTAGAATGCCTCATCTTTTAGTTGCAGGCACTACTGGATCAGGTAAATCAGTTGGTATAAATGCCATGTTGATATCTTTACTATATAAATATGATTCTTCTATTATTAGATTAATTTTAATAGATCCTAAAATGTTGGAAATGAGTGTTTATGAAGGTATACCACATCTTTTGACTAATGTTGTTACTGACATGAAAAAAGCAGCAAACGCCTTGCGTTGGTGTGTTAACGAGATGGATAAAAGATATTGTTTAATGAGTAAAATGGGTGTTCGCAATATTTCTGGTTATAACGAAAAAATAAAAGAAGCTTCTTTATCTAATGAATTTATTTATAATCCTTTATCAATTAATAAGGATGATCCAGAGCCACTGCAGCTAATGCCTTCTATAATTGTTGTTATAGATGAGTTAGCTGATCTTATGATGACGTCTGGAAAAAAAATAGAAGAGTTAATAGCAAGACTTGCTCAGAAGGCAAGAGCAGCTGGTATACATTTAATTTTAGCCACACAGCGTCCTAGTGTCGATGTTATTACTGGCCTGATAAAAGCTAATATACCAACACGGATAGCATTCCAAGTTTCATCAAAAATAGATTCGCGTACAATTTTAGACCAAGCCGGCGCAGAAAATTTATTAGGTCAAGGTGACATGTTGTACCTGCCTCCAGGAGTCGGTTTTCCAGTACGTATACATGGAGCATTTGTAAGTGATGATGAAGTGCATAGGGTAGTTGAATCATTGAAGTCTAACGGAGAGGCTAATTATATAGAAGAGATTTTAGATTATGGAGAATCATCAACAAATTCTGATGGAATAAATTCTGTAACAGGGATAGAAGGATTCGAAAACGATCCTATGTATGACAAAGCTTGTGATATAGTATTGAAAAATCGTAGAGCATCTATTTCTTTGGTGCAACGTCATTTAAGAATTGGTTATAATAGAGCTGCGCGCTTATTAGAGCAAATGGAAAAAGCTGGAATTGTTTCTTCTATGCATTCTAATGGTAATCGTGAGATTTTAGTAAACTTGTCAGATCAGAGAAATGAATAA